One part of the Acetoanaerobium sticklandii genome encodes these proteins:
- a CDS encoding universal stress protein, which yields MKVDTILVPVDGSEGSLLAIDTAKAIAQKFDSKIVLIHVVDVGTRGTMHEFYSYDPVVEEALIKRGEKLLDKEALKFEGMKVEKISLKGQAGDGIVTYVDENPVDLIVMATRGMTRVRRFFVGSVTNYVVHHSKVPVLAIPVE from the coding sequence ATGAAAGTTGATACTATATTAGTACCAGTAGACGGATCAGAAGGCAGTTTATTAGCTATAGACACAGCAAAGGCTATAGCACAAAAGTTCGACTCCAAAATTGTATTAATCCACGTGGTGGATGTGGGCACCAGAGGAACAATGCATGAATTCTATTCTTATGACCCAGTGGTTGAAGAGGCGCTTATTAAAAGAGGGGAAAAGCTACTAGATAAAGAAGCTCTTAAATTTGAGGGCATGAAGGTAGAAAAAATATCTCTAAAAGGTCAAGCAGGCGATGGCATAGTGACTTATGTAGATGAGAATCCAGTGGATTTAATAGTAATGGCTACAAGAGGCATGACTAGAGTTAGAAGATTCTTCGTAGGCTCAGTTACCAACTATGTAGTTCATCATTCAAAAGTTCCAGTACTTGCTATACCAGTAGAATAA
- a CDS encoding hemolysin family protein gives MEDGVGSTLRNLLKSPLGIISGGRGFKGIFSKNEQSEETEEALKEELITILDEEEGKGAVNLFEKEMIKRVLKLYETKAKEIMIPRTSVFAVNIEDDVCDIIDEIIEERYSRVPVYEKDIDNIIGVVHIKDLFAQMRKGNIDCINLRGIMKQPYFVHEYKSIDEIFLEMQKNRTHMALVIDEYGGFSGIITIEDLVEEIVGDISDEDDEYEVDEPIFRISENTYKVDGLTSISDVNELLEIELPTDVNDTIGGLLLGTLGKIPNLEEENEETNAFFDDVELKAIKVSDKRIETLLVKLKSKSFLDI, from the coding sequence ATGGAAGATGGCGTCGGGAGTACCTTGAGAAATTTACTCAAGTCACCACTTGGCATTATTTCAGGAGGAAGAGGGTTCAAAGGAATTTTTTCTAAAAATGAACAATCTGAAGAAACTGAAGAAGCGCTAAAAGAGGAGCTTATCACTATATTGGATGAAGAAGAGGGCAAAGGAGCTGTTAATCTTTTTGAAAAAGAAATGATTAAACGTGTTCTTAAGCTTTATGAAACAAAAGCAAAGGAAATTATGATACCTAGAACCTCAGTGTTTGCAGTAAATATTGAGGATGATGTCTGTGATATCATAGATGAAATCATTGAGGAACGTTATTCTAGAGTTCCTGTATATGAAAAGGATATAGACAATATCATAGGAGTAGTGCATATCAAAGACCTTTTTGCTCAGATGAGAAAGGGAAATATAGATTGCATTAATCTGAGAGGAATCATGAAGCAGCCTTATTTTGTGCATGAGTATAAAAGTATAGATGAAATTTTTCTTGAAATGCAGAAAAATAGAACTCATATGGCTCTTGTAATCGACGAATATGGTGGATTTTCAGGTATTATTACCATTGAAGATCTGGTAGAAGAAATAGTAGGAGATATCTCTGATGAGGATGATGAATACGAGGTAGATGAACCTATATTTAGAATTAGTGAAAACACTTATAAAGTGGATGGACTAACTAGTATATCGGATGTCAATGAGCTATTGGAAATTGAATTGCCTACAGATGTCAATGACACAATCGGGGGACTGCTTCTTGGAACCCTTGGCAAGATACCTAATCTTGAAGAAGAAAATGAAGAAACAAATGCTTTCTTTGACGATGTAGAATTAAAAGCAATCAAAGTAAGCGACAAAAGAATAGAGACCTTGCTGGTTAAACTTAAATCCAAATCATTTTTGGATATTTAA
- the pyrB gene encoding aspartate carbamoyltransferase produces the protein MKHFIEVSDFSKEEIISLIEVGQDIMQNPAKYGDAMKGRLLATLFYEPSTRTRFSFEAAMLRLGGQVIGFSEAQNSSVAKGESVKDTIRTVACYADIAVMRHYLEGAPKLASIYSDIPVVNAGDGGHQHPTQTITDLLTIQMEKGRLTNLNVVLCGDLKNGRTVHSLVKALSKFENNTFYFVSPKELKIPDYIKNHIKDSLFFEMETLEEGLPMADVLYMTRIQRERFADPEQYEKLKDSCVLTKHKMILAKSDMIVMHPLPRVNEISEDVDSDPRAVYFPQAKYGMFVRMALILKLVSEKENSAENHEEHRHELYSSCSNPKCVSNHEKLEKVGFGLLDKENHIYACEYCDTYYAV, from the coding sequence ATGAAACATTTTATCGAAGTAAGTGACTTTTCTAAAGAGGAAATAATCTCATTAATCGAGGTAGGACAAGATATCATGCAAAACCCAGCAAAATATGGGGATGCCATGAAGGGAAGACTCCTTGCCACACTATTCTACGAACCATCAACTAGAACCCGTTTCAGCTTTGAAGCAGCTATGCTAAGACTAGGCGGACAGGTTATCGGCTTTTCAGAAGCACAAAATTCATCCGTTGCCAAAGGCGAATCCGTAAAAGATACAATCAGAACCGTAGCTTGCTATGCAGATATAGCAGTAATGCGCCATTATTTAGAGGGAGCACCAAAACTAGCATCTATCTACTCAGACATTCCTGTAGTAAATGCTGGAGATGGAGGACACCAACACCCTACTCAGACCATTACTGACCTTCTTACTATCCAAATGGAAAAAGGAAGACTTACAAACCTTAATGTAGTACTTTGCGGAGACTTAAAAAACGGAAGAACAGTGCATTCACTAGTAAAAGCATTATCAAAGTTTGAAAACAACACTTTCTACTTTGTATCACCTAAAGAATTAAAAATCCCTGATTATATAAAAAATCACATAAAAGACAGCTTGTTCTTTGAAATGGAAACACTAGAAGAAGGCCTTCCAATGGCGGATGTACTTTACATGACTAGAATCCAAAGAGAAAGGTTTGCTGACCCTGAGCAGTATGAGAAGCTAAAGGATTCTTGCGTACTTACTAAGCACAAAATGATACTTGCAAAAAGTGACATGATAGTAATGCATCCACTTCCAAGAGTAAATGAAATCTCAGAAGACGTAGACTCTGACCCAAGAGCAGTATACTTCCCACAAGCTAAATACGGAATGTTTGTACGTATGGCTCTTATTCTAAAGCTAGTAAGCGAAAAAGAAAACTCAGCAGAAAACCATGAAGAGCATAGACATGAATTATACTCAAGCTGTAGCAATCCAAAATGCGTATCTAACCATGAGAAGCTTGAAAAAGTTGGGTTTGGTCTACTTGATAAGGAAAACCACATCTACGCTTGTGAGTACTGCGATACTTACTACGCAGTATAA
- a CDS encoding lipopolysaccharide assembly protein LapA domain-containing protein — MQAKFIFSLILAVLVAIFAIQNSAAVPVNFIVYHLEISQALIILISAIIGAIIAFSLGLMKQFNMNKTIKEKDKQIRNLEMSVAKLEIENGELHTKNAMSLDSEESRLNTSTISDDKNLTH; from the coding sequence ATGCAGGCAAAGTTTATTTTTTCTTTAATTTTAGCAGTGCTGGTTGCTATATTTGCAATTCAAAACTCAGCAGCCGTTCCTGTCAACTTCATAGTATATCATCTCGAAATTTCTCAAGCCCTTATAATACTTATTTCTGCTATTATCGGAGCTATAATTGCATTTTCTCTTGGCCTTATGAAGCAGTTTAACATGAACAAAACCATCAAGGAAAAAGACAAGCAAATACGAAATTTAGAAATGTCAGTCGCAAAGCTAGAAATTGAAAATGGTGAGCTCCATACCAAAAATGCTATGAGCTTAGACTCTGAAGAGTCTAGATTAAATACTTCTACAATCTCTGATGATAAAAATCTCACTCATTAA
- a CDS encoding FeoA family protein translates to MPLSMVSSNQEVTISDVIASAELKQKLMNMGFTKGCKLYVLQGLTKGSIMVKVRDSKVVLNASTAHKIQCS, encoded by the coding sequence ATGCCGCTTTCAATGGTAAGCAGTAACCAAGAAGTAACTATATCTGATGTAATTGCAAGTGCTGAATTAAAGCAAAAGTTAATGAATATGGGCTTTACTAAAGGCTGTAAGCTCTATGTGCTTCAAGGACTTACTAAAGGCTCTATAATGGTAAAGGTTAGAGATTCAAAGGTAGTGCTAAACGCATCTACTGCTCACAAAATCCAGTGCAGTTAG
- a CDS encoding dihydroorotase, with amino-acid sequence MLYLKNCHIIDEVSDYIDDILIDSGKIKLIGKAKITNYITEKNQEALLPDLHVQTKLDILELDLCNRLVMPAFVDLHFHMRNPGQEHKETLLSANKAAIKGGYTDLLGMANTNPVIDNKTLITEIIEKNNSLGMTRLLQVSAVTKGLNGKDLVDFEENRKATRFFSDDGKNIDDEQIMREALLASKQHDFIILDHSEEETEMVIRNLDLVRQTGGNLHFCHISKKASMEAIIKAKEEGIPVTVEVAPHHIYASNVSYRVNPPFASEEDRMFLIESIKNGYVDAIATDHAPHTPEDKANNAPGISGIETSFSLCHKVFTDNEISLKLLSKLLSASPARFLGFSPRVIRAGIQANLVVIEEKKSQIDRSLFESKGKNTPFDKEMVYAVIDKTIRKGDILYDNGQN; translated from the coding sequence ATGCTCTATCTTAAAAACTGCCATATAATAGACGAGGTATCGGACTATATTGATGATATCTTGATAGATTCAGGTAAGATAAAGCTTATTGGAAAAGCCAAAATAACTAACTATATAACTGAAAAGAATCAGGAAGCTTTGCTTCCTGATTTGCATGTCCAAACAAAGCTCGATATCCTCGAGCTAGATTTATGTAATAGGTTAGTTATGCCGGCTTTTGTAGATTTACATTTTCACATGAGAAATCCAGGTCAAGAACATAAAGAAACACTTCTATCTGCCAATAAGGCTGCCATAAAAGGCGGGTATACAGACCTTCTTGGTATGGCAAACACAAACCCTGTAATAGATAACAAAACTCTAATAACAGAAATAATAGAAAAAAATAATTCACTGGGTATGACTAGATTGCTGCAGGTGAGTGCAGTAACCAAGGGACTAAATGGCAAAGATTTAGTAGATTTTGAGGAAAACAGAAAAGCAACTAGATTTTTTTCGGACGATGGCAAAAATATAGATGATGAACAAATCATGAGAGAAGCTCTACTTGCTTCAAAGCAGCATGATTTTATAATCCTAGACCATAGTGAAGAAGAAACTGAAATGGTAATAAGAAATCTAGACCTAGTAAGACAAACTGGCGGCAACCTGCACTTTTGCCATATAAGCAAAAAAGCTTCTATGGAGGCAATAATAAAAGCAAAAGAAGAAGGCATCCCAGTAACTGTAGAGGTAGCGCCCCATCATATATATGCTAGTAATGTAAGCTATAGAGTCAATCCGCCATTTGCATCAGAAGAAGATAGAATGTTTCTCATAGAGAGCATAAAAAATGGTTATGTAGATGCAATAGCAACAGATCATGCACCACATACACCTGAAGACAAAGCCAATAATGCACCTGGAATTTCAGGCATAGAAACTTCATTTTCCCTATGCCACAAGGTATTTACTGACAACGAAATATCACTAAAGCTTCTAAGCAAACTGCTTTCAGCAAGTCCAGCAAGGTTCTTAGGCTTTAGTCCTAGAGTTATAAGAGCAGGAATACAGGCAAATCTAGTAGTAATAGAAGAAAAAAAATCTCAGATAGATAGAAGTTTATTTGAGTCAAAAGGCAAAAATACGCCGTTTGACAAGGAAATGGTATATGCAGTAATTGATAAAACGATAAGAAAAGGAGATATCCTATATGATAATGGACAAAATTAA
- a CDS encoding energy-coupling factor ABC transporter ATP-binding protein — MLEMKNVTYVYEDQTVALKDISMDLSKGSCIGIIGSNGAGKSTLFLNFTGVLKPRQGQIFYDEKPMKYDKASLRELRKQVSIVFQDPDKQIFFSKVYDDVAFALRNLGVDEKEINHRVNIALASVGAKDFADKPVHFLSHGQKKRVAIAGVIAMDSEIIFMDEPSAGLDPVATTQVEEIIKSLSDQDHKKVVISSHDMDLIYKVCDYVYVMDEGSIIAHGDVSEVFMMDEILNKAGLIQPWLVKLHARMGYPLFKTEEELYKFKGCAK, encoded by the coding sequence ATGCTTGAGATGAAAAATGTAACCTATGTCTATGAAGATCAGACAGTCGCTCTAAAGGATATATCGATGGATTTGTCTAAAGGAAGCTGTATTGGGATAATAGGCTCTAACGGTGCTGGAAAATCTACACTATTTTTAAACTTTACAGGCGTGCTAAAGCCTAGGCAAGGACAGATTTTTTATGATGAAAAACCTATGAAATACGATAAGGCAAGCCTGAGGGAGCTTAGAAAGCAGGTATCTATAGTATTTCAAGATCCAGATAAGCAGATATTTTTTTCAAAGGTCTATGACGATGTTGCCTTTGCTCTTAGAAATCTAGGGGTAGATGAGAAGGAGATAAATCACAGAGTAAATATAGCTTTAGCAAGCGTAGGAGCTAAGGATTTTGCTGACAAGCCAGTTCATTTCCTAAGCCATGGGCAGAAAAAAAGAGTTGCGATAGCTGGAGTTATAGCTATGGATAGCGAGATAATTTTTATGGATGAGCCTAGTGCAGGCTTAGACCCAGTAGCTACAACTCAAGTAGAAGAGATAATAAAATCTCTATCAGACCAAGACCATAAGAAAGTTGTTATATCTAGTCACGACATGGATTTGATTTATAAGGTCTGTGATTATGTTTATGTAATGGATGAAGGAAGCATAATCGCTCATGGAGATGTATCTGAGGTGTTTATGATGGACGAGATACTAAATAAAGCAGGACTAATTCAGCCTTGGCTAGTAAAGCTTCATGCAAGGATGGGTTATCCTCTTTTTAAAACAGAAGAGGAATTATATAAATTTAAAGGATGTGCTAAGTAG
- a CDS encoding FeoA family protein — translation MKTLSDLKVGETAIIDSINVTGILKRRMIDMGITKGCEIKVEKFAPLGDPIDIRVKDYHIAIRKSDAKNIIVK, via the coding sequence ATGAAGACGCTTTCTGATTTAAAGGTAGGCGAAACAGCTATAATTGACAGCATAAATGTCACAGGAATTCTAAAAAGAAGAATGATAGATATGGGAATAACTAAAGGCTGTGAGATAAAAGTAGAAAAATTTGCTCCTCTAGGCGACCCTATAGATATAAGAGTTAAGGATTACCATATAGCAATTAGAAAATCTGACGCAAAAAATATCATTGTAAAATAA
- the cbiQ gene encoding cobalt ECF transporter T component CbiQ, protein MLIIDKFAYTNNLKDLSPKKKFGYSMGLLLASLINKEPLIFIAIIAFAFAGTVFWAKIPLGKYLKMLTVPFTFLFTSILAIVFSFSQDQAVFIWSVNLKVFYVGVTELGLNNALILFLRAMSALGCLYFLTLTTPMDQQLYIMRKLHLPAYFLDLYALTYRFIFILLDESIEIYRAQELRFGYNNLKNSYSSLSILIRVLFERVMNRYQDMEIALDSKLYTGDFHMEKQEE, encoded by the coding sequence ATGCTAATAATAGATAAATTTGCTTATACTAATAACCTTAAGGACTTAAGTCCGAAAAAGAAATTTGGATACTCTATGGGGCTTTTGCTTGCGAGCTTGATTAACAAAGAGCCTCTTATTTTTATTGCAATTATTGCTTTTGCATTTGCAGGAACTGTGTTTTGGGCGAAGATTCCACTAGGAAAGTACTTAAAGATGCTAACTGTGCCTTTTACATTTTTATTTACCAGTATTCTTGCTATAGTTTTTTCATTTTCTCAAGATCAAGCTGTATTTATATGGAGTGTAAATTTAAAGGTGTTTTATGTCGGGGTGACCGAGTTAGGACTCAACAATGCTCTTATTCTCTTTTTAAGAGCTATGTCAGCTCTTGGATGTCTTTATTTTCTGACGCTCACGACTCCTATGGATCAGCAGCTGTATATTATGAGAAAGCTTCATCTTCCAGCTTATTTTTTGGATTTATATGCGCTTACCTATAGATTTATATTTATTTTACTGGATGAATCCATTGAGATATATAGAGCTCAGGAGCTTAGATTTGGATATAATAATTTAAAAAACTCATATTCTTCTCTTTCTATACTCATTAGAGTGTTGTTTGAGAGAGTCATGAATAGATATCAAGATATGGAAATTGCACTAGATAGCAAGCTGTACACAGGGGATTTTCATATGGAAAAGCAGGAGGAATAA
- the tyrS gene encoding tyrosine--tRNA ligase codes for MENVFDVLKERGFIAQATHEDEIRELLGKEKVVFYTGYDPTADSLHVGHFLQAVAMRHLQLAGHTPIVLIGGGTTMIGDPSGRTDMRQMITPETIKENGERFKAQLGRFIDFTADNAIMANNADWLMNLEYIPFLREIGMHFSVNRMLTAECFKSRMEKGLSFLEFNYMIMQAYDFLELNRRHGCVMQLGGDDQWSNIIAGTDLIRRKEGKQAYGMTFNLLTTSDGKKMGKTMAGAVWLDREKTTPYEFFQYWRNIEDASVEKCLALLTFLPMDEVRRLGTLEGSEINHAKEVLAYEVTKLVHSKEDADAAMEAARALFTNNNASANAPTTGFELARLESGIAILDVLKETGLVPSSSEARRLISQGGISVNDIKVEAIDFNVTADMLNDGVLMIKKGKKTYHQVKAI; via the coding sequence ATGGAGAATGTATTTGATGTTCTAAAGGAGCGCGGATTTATCGCTCAAGCAACACATGAAGATGAAATCAGAGAGTTATTAGGGAAGGAGAAGGTTGTTTTTTATACAGGCTACGACCCGACTGCTGATAGCCTTCATGTAGGACATTTTCTACAGGCTGTAGCGATGCGTCATCTGCAACTTGCTGGTCATACGCCTATCGTTCTAATAGGCGGCGGCACTACAATGATAGGGGATCCGTCTGGCAGAACAGATATGCGTCAAATGATCACCCCTGAAACTATAAAAGAAAATGGAGAGCGCTTTAAAGCTCAGCTAGGCAGATTTATAGATTTCACAGCAGATAACGCAATCATGGCAAACAACGCTGACTGGCTGATGAATTTGGAATATATCCCTTTTTTAAGAGAAATAGGTATGCATTTTTCAGTTAATAGAATGCTTACTGCAGAATGCTTTAAATCTAGAATGGAAAAAGGTCTATCCTTCTTAGAGTTCAATTACATGATTATGCAAGCATATGACTTTTTAGAGCTAAATAGAAGACATGGATGCGTTATGCAACTAGGCGGAGACGATCAGTGGTCTAATATCATAGCTGGAACTGACCTTATAAGAAGAAAAGAGGGTAAGCAAGCATACGGAATGACCTTTAATCTTCTAACTACATCAGACGGCAAAAAAATGGGTAAGACTATGGCTGGTGCAGTATGGCTAGACAGAGAAAAAACTACTCCATATGAGTTTTTCCAATACTGGAGAAATATAGAAGATGCCTCAGTTGAGAAATGCCTAGCACTGCTTACCTTCCTTCCTATGGATGAGGTAAGAAGACTAGGAACTCTTGAAGGCTCTGAAATAAACCATGCAAAGGAAGTTCTTGCTTACGAGGTTACTAAGCTAGTGCACAGCAAAGAAGATGCTGATGCTGCAATGGAAGCTGCAAGAGCATTATTTACTAACAACAACGCTTCTGCAAATGCTCCTACTACAGGATTTGAACTAGCTAGACTAGAAAGTGGAATAGCTATATTAGATGTGCTTAAAGAAACTGGCCTAGTTCCATCTTCAAGCGAAGCAAGAAGACTTATCTCTCAAGGCGGTATCTCAGTTAATGATATCAAGGTAGAGGCTATAGATTTTAACGTAACTGCTGATATGCTAAATGACGGGGTGCTGATGATTAAAAAAGGCAAAAAAACCTACCATCAAGTAAAAGCAATATAA
- the feoB gene encoding ferrous iron transport protein B, translated as MTISHITMALAGNPNSGKTTLFNALTGARQYVGNWPGVTVEKKEGKLKFEDKNLILVDLPGTYSLSPYSMEEIIAKNYVINEKPDVVVNIVDASNIERNLFLTMQLLELGRPTVIALNMMDVAKAKGYEIDVTKLSMELGVPVVPIIASKSEGINELISRAITEADVQNQTMPQKMQDFVNKLEEKISGITDPELAEETKTDYTYEYIEGIIKSAVKKPSSHKITTSDKVDSVLTHKYLGLPIFALVMFFTFFFTYDLAGNVLNGMLDEFITGIVAPTAEAGLMAIGAQDWLISLVVDGIIGGVGGVIIFVPNVACLFLMISLMEDTGYMARVAFIMDRAMRGIGLSGKAFIPMVLGLGCSVPAIMSTRTLESQKDRLTTTLITPFVSCSARLPVYTLFAAAFFPGNEKYIVFSLYVLGVVVAILVGLIFKKTIFKADETPFIMELPPYRFPSIKNLALHVWDRVKGYIAKAGTLIFGASVVLWFLLGFNMSGPSEINQSFGASIGKFFAPMLSTAGFGNWQAALSLFTGVIAKEIVISNMAIIYGIGESAGDFASALSGTFSTLSAYAFMVFVLLYTPCIAVIGVVKRETNSYKWTAFSILYQLFVAWLVATIVYQVGSFFI; from the coding sequence ATGACTATTAGCCACATAACTATGGCTCTGGCAGGAAACCCTAACAGCGGTAAGACCACTTTATTCAATGCTCTAACTGGTGCTAGACAATATGTAGGAAACTGGCCAGGGGTGACAGTAGAAAAAAAAGAGGGAAAACTGAAATTTGAAGATAAAAATCTAATTCTTGTTGATTTACCTGGTACCTACAGTCTTTCTCCATACTCTATGGAGGAAATAATTGCCAAAAATTATGTCATAAACGAAAAGCCCGACGTAGTTGTAAATATCGTCGATGCTTCTAATATAGAAAGAAATCTCTTCCTTACGATGCAGCTTTTAGAGCTAGGTCGTCCTACTGTTATCGCCCTTAATATGATGGATGTCGCAAAAGCAAAAGGTTATGAAATAGATGTAACTAAACTATCAATGGAGCTTGGAGTACCAGTTGTGCCTATAATAGCCTCAAAAAGCGAAGGCATAAACGAGCTTATAAGCAGGGCTATAACTGAAGCTGATGTACAAAATCAAACTATGCCTCAAAAAATGCAGGATTTCGTAAACAAATTGGAAGAGAAAATTTCTGGTATTACTGACCCAGAGCTAGCAGAAGAAACAAAAACTGATTATACCTATGAATATATTGAAGGCATTATAAAATCAGCAGTAAAAAAACCTTCTTCTCATAAAATCACTACGTCTGACAAAGTAGACTCTGTACTTACGCACAAGTACTTAGGACTACCTATCTTTGCACTGGTGATGTTTTTTACTTTCTTTTTTACCTATGATCTTGCAGGAAATGTTCTAAACGGAATGTTAGATGAGTTCATCACAGGAATAGTAGCCCCTACAGCCGAGGCTGGACTTATGGCTATAGGCGCTCAGGACTGGCTTATCTCTCTTGTAGTAGATGGAATTATAGGCGGTGTAGGTGGTGTAATAATATTTGTTCCAAACGTCGCTTGCTTGTTTCTGATGATATCTCTTATGGAAGATACAGGCTACATGGCTAGAGTTGCCTTTATTATGGATAGAGCTATGAGGGGCATAGGCTTAAGCGGAAAAGCATTTATTCCTATGGTTCTAGGTCTAGGCTGTAGTGTTCCAGCTATCATGAGTACACGTACCCTTGAAAGTCAAAAGGACAGGCTTACAACTACCCTTATCACTCCATTTGTTTCTTGCTCAGCTAGACTTCCAGTTTATACACTATTTGCTGCTGCTTTCTTTCCAGGAAACGAAAAATACATAGTGTTTTCGCTTTATGTTCTTGGAGTAGTAGTTGCTATCTTAGTAGGCTTAATATTTAAAAAGACTATATTTAAAGCAGATGAGACTCCTTTTATCATGGAGCTTCCTCCTTATAGATTTCCTAGCATAAAAAACCTAGCTCTTCACGTATGGGATAGAGTAAAGGGATATATAGCAAAAGCTGGTACTCTGATATTTGGAGCCTCTGTTGTACTTTGGTTCTTATTAGGCTTTAATATGTCAGGCCCTAGTGAAATAAATCAAAGCTTTGGAGCTAGTATAGGTAAATTCTTTGCTCCTATGCTATCTACTGCAGGCTTTGGAAACTGGCAGGCTGCACTTTCCCTATTTACAGGTGTAATTGCAAAAGAAATAGTAATATCAAACATGGCTATAATATATGGAATTGGTGAATCAGCTGGAGATTTTGCTTCCGCTCTTTCTGGAACCTTTAGTACTCTTTCAGCCTATGCTTTTATGGTGTTCGTCCTACTCTACACCCCTTGTATTGCTGTAATCGGAGTAGTAAAAAGAGAAACAAACTCATACAAATGGACAGCTTTTTCAATTTTATATCAGCTATTTGTAGCTTGGTTAGTCGCAACAATAGTATATCAAGTAGGCTCTTTTTTCATATAA
- a CDS encoding sirohydrochlorin cobaltochelatase codes for MKKGILVASFGTTYISTREKTIGAIEEKMAKAFPDFEVRRAFTSSMVRKRILKNEGIHVDDVDEALSKMKEDGFEEIYVASLHIIAGHEYKKVSHSINRFKDDFKVIKGAKPLLYSKVHYDEAVDAIAKLMPELSENEALVLMGHGSDHAANAAYVMLYHMLERNPLTSHVYLGTVEGYPEAEDILEELEGQGYEKLYLLPFMIVAGDHAINDMASDEDDSWKSFFESNGYQAEPILKGLGEFEPISEMFIKRLKDSM; via the coding sequence GTGAAAAAAGGTATTTTGGTTGCTAGCTTTGGAACAACATATATATCGACTAGAGAAAAAACAATAGGTGCAATAGAAGAAAAAATGGCTAAGGCATTTCCTGATTTTGAAGTAAGAAGAGCATTTACATCTTCTATGGTTAGAAAGCGCATATTAAAGAATGAAGGCATTCATGTCGATGACGTGGATGAGGCACTTTCTAAAATGAAGGAAGATGGCTTTGAAGAGATATATGTGGCTTCATTACATATAATAGCAGGCCATGAATATAAAAAAGTGAGCCACAGCATAAATAGATTCAAAGATGATTTTAAGGTTATAAAAGGAGCAAAGCCGCTTCTTTACTCAAAAGTTCACTACGATGAGGCAGTGGATGCCATTGCAAAGCTTATGCCAGAGCTAAGTGAAAATGAAGCCTTAGTACTTATGGGACATGGAAGCGACCATGCAGCAAATGCAGCCTATGTAATGCTATATCATATGCTTGAGAGAAATCCACTTACTTCTCATGTTTATTTAGGAACTGTGGAGGGCTATCCAGAGGCAGAGGATATACTGGAGGAATTAGAAGGTCAAGGCTATGAAAAGCTATACCTGCTTCCATTTATGATAGTGGCTGGAGATCATGCAATTAACGATATGGCATCTGACGAAGATGATTCTTGGAAATCATTCTTTGAGTCAAATGGATACCAAGCAGAGCCTATATTAAAAGGGCTAGGAGAATTTGAACCAATATCAGAAATGTTTATTAAAAGACTTAAAGACTCTATGTAA